DNA sequence from the Nicotiana tomentosiformis chromosome 3, ASM39032v3, whole genome shotgun sequence genome:
TTTGTCTTTTTTATTTCTTTGTGGGAAAATTTAGCTAAGTTCTGTATGTGATGAATGTAGCTTTCTTTATTCCTTGAGTTCAATTGGTACTCTTTAGTTTCTTTTGTTTGTTTAAAAAACTCAAATGGTGTGTGATTTATGTCTCCACTAGAAATTTGCATAGGGTGAAGATTAGCCTACAGGTCATAACATTAGTTTCTGAATACCTTTTTTTGTGAATTAGAATTGGGACTCACATTTGCTAGATAATTGTGCAGGATTTCGAAAGCCTTGTTGTTGGTTTACCTCATTGTGTTCCCTTTTTCTTTTCCCACTTGAAATTGAGAGTTAGAAGCTAGAACCTGGTTCAACTCGAACTATTCTGAAGTTTGCTGTCAAATATTGAGTGAAATTTCCCAATTCTTACTGCCAGTTAAAGTTAACCTCCAACTTGGGATAATCATGAAGATGAAACTTGATAAGATCTTTCATCATTTGAGTCTCCAAGTTTTTAGTGTTGCTTGTAGATAGTATTTTTCTATTGGTACTAATAATTCATTTGTATTAGCATACAAGAGAGTCGTATATATAAGCTCTGAGCTTTTAGATACTAGAGATTTGGATAAAATCTCTTCTACtcaaggaaaaagcaaatgtgcTTCTTTGTGAACTTGCTCACCCTTGCGTCCTTTTTATTTTCTGTAGTACATATTTGGCGTGCCGATAGTTGCTGGAGCTACTATTACCAAAGGGCGTATTACTGGACACTTTTAGATTACTTTCTTGTGAGGTCTAGTTTTGCTACTACCTCACGTGTATAAAGGAATTGAGGAAGAGCAAGAAATCACCTCCAGCTTGCAGAGACTAAATGGCCATTCTGGTTCATGATGTATAGATGGAGGGAAGACTTCTCAAACGAGCTTTACAGATACACCAAATTTTTGTTGGGGATTGATGCTAGATTGTCCAATGCAGAACCTCAAACTCTCCCACATTCCGCTCATTCAATATAGGCCTATACGAACCTCTGATTTGGAAGTACTTGAGAAAATCCACGGGGATCTGTTCCCGATCAGGTATGATTATTTATTTCATGTTTGGGTCATTCAAGTAAGATGCTGTCAGATAGTGTCTTGAACTTTTAAACTGGAATGTGTTCCATAACCAAAAGTTTTTGATCTTTAAGGTACACATTTCATTTTGTtaataactctttttttttttcgggGTACTTAGATATGAATCTGAGTTCTTCCAAAATGTTGTTAATGGCCGGGGCATTGTTTCATGGGGAGCTGTTGATCGCAATCGTCCCAATGGGCAAAATGACGAACTTATTGGATTTGTGACTGCCAGGACTGTTCTAGCAAAAGACAGTGACGTGAGCCTTTCTGCTCTTTTACTCGTAGAATTTAGCCTTATAAAATTTTATTGATTTTGAATCACATTTATCTGTAGATAGAAGATTTTCTGAGATATGACTCATCGAGATCACAGCAAACACTTATTTACATATTGACACTGGGAGTTGCAGACTCTTATAGAAATCTCGGCATAGGTGAGGCTTTGTTTTTCCGTTTACACTCTTATATCTATTTCTTTCATTTTATGACTTACCAAATGGTCTGTACTTTTTGATTTTCAGCTAGTTCTCTAATTCACGAGGTCATAAAATATGCCTCGACCATCCCGACTTGTCGAGCAGTTTACCTACATGTGATCTCATATAATAACCCTGCCATATACTTGTACAAAAAGATGTACTTTCAATGTGTGAGGAGGCTGCCTGCGTTTTATTTTATTAACGGTCAGCATTATGATGCGTACTTGTTCATCTACTATGTGAATGGTGGTCGCTCTCCTTGCTCACCTCTGTAAGTGCAGCCATCCCTTTTCCCTGAACTCGCTTGATCAGAGGTTTCTCTTTCTTTATTGACCTATATGATTGATTAATTTGCCATATGCGATAATTATCCTGGCAGAGAGATCATTTATCATGATTTTTCCTCAAGGTTCAAAAGAGTGTAGGTGGTGAAACTATATCATCTTTTTGGGAGTAAAAGATACTCCATAAAGTATCCTTGAGGATGACTTGGTATTCGCAGTTTTCAGTATAATATCTTGGCTATAGGAGATGAAGTCAGATAGAGGATTTGGTAGAAAGGACATTGAGCTAATCTGCTATTGCAAACTCATGGACCACTATATTTTCCAATTTGTCCAATTTTACATTGAGAGTTCAATATGCTTTGTGGCTGCTTTTGTGAATTTAAACTTGGAAAAATGGGGGAAACCCTGGTAGAACTAACTCTATTTATCTTTACCTTTCCTCTACTTTGGCACTTTGCCTTGTTTGACTCAGTTTCAGTTAGGAAGAACACACATACACTTATTCGAGATGGGCAATCGGCTTCTTGCATGTTTTAGTGGCAACTCCCTAAATTAAAAGAGCATTAAACATGTGAAATACAAATGAGTATAAGTTTTGGGGGTTGGAGGGATGAACATGGCTTCCTGCCCTCTTCTCAAAGTAATAGCCTGAGATTGGTAGCACAAAGTAGCCCAGGTTTCTAGTATACTTTAACTGCAAAGCAGAAAGAGTAAAATTCATCCGACAATCGAGAGAGCTTGGTGGTCTTAACAATAGTTCCGGCGGGGAGATTCTCTTAAAAATAAAGGAGACGAATAGATCTAGTTCATGTTCATGTAGAGTAGATTCAATATCACATAATCTGTTCAAAATGTATTTCCTTTAGGAGGCTCCTATTCAAATAGCTAATAGCCTTGGAGTAAAAAAGCAAAATATTAAATTGCCAAATTTTTCAAGGGGGAAAAGGGGAATAAAGCTCGCAATGCTGAAGTGCTGCATAACAAGATCCAGCAACTTGATGGAGACAAATAGTGCTAGAGGAAAGAGGCTTCTGTTTCCCACTTAGAAGGTTAAAGCATCAGTAGAAATGCACTACAATTAAGCATTGAGGTAAAATAGAGCAAAGGATATAGCGTTAAAAGATTATCTACATCTATTATTTCTTCGATTCTTGTAGCTTCATGCATCTTTGAGCTAGGGATGATTTTTATTGGTCTTTGTGACATGATAGTGGTAGTCATATCTGCAGTGTTTCACCTAATACTTCATGGCGGTTAAATTATTGGGTGGGATAAAAGCAGGTGACAAACACTAATTTACATTTGCACAATCTGACATTGAATTGAAACAAATGATAGTTTGAATGTCCAGTCTAGGATTTGCTTTTCAAacacaacagcaacaacaacaattgcTACATCTCAATCCCAAGCTACTATTCTAACAGATGTTACTTTAATATTTGGCAATGGCCGCTCTTGAATTTCAGTGAGCTCGTTAAGCTTTTAGTTACTTGTGCAAAGAGTGGATTCAAGACGGTGGCTGCCAAGCTATGGACGAAAGAAGAGAGAAAGCCCTCCAAATGGCCAAAATCCAAGGAGTCTGGTTCCCTACTCCCAACAAAACATAACAGGAGGATGTCAACTGAGGATGCTGTGTCTCAATTTGTTTAATCTCTAGCTCCTGCAGTTTTGATGATACTGGAAATGGAACCAAAAGTCAGAAAGAAATGTCACAGTCCTCTATTTGTTTTCTTATTTAACTGTGTTTTACCTGTACCTATAGTAAACCTTTGTCATATTTCATCTTCTGTGCTTGTGATTTACTAGTTGGTATGTATATTATTGTGAAAGGTCACCCAAGAAATTCAATAGTATGTGTTGAGATTCTGTTTTATTCCTCTTAAGGGGTTGTTTGGTATGATGGATAAAGAAAATAATCCTTGGATGAAAATTTAGTACCGTCTTATACCTTGTTTGGTTACTAATCCTAGGGTAAGTTATCCCAGGATTAAAAACAGGCTGGGGTAACTTATACCTGCCAAAGGGTGGAACAGTAATCTCAGGATAAGTTATCCTAGGATAAAGCAGTAAATGTGTAATTAATCCCAGCATCACTTGTCTTCAAAACAAACGACTCCTTAGTTTCTTCGATAACTTTTCTTGTTGCTGTGATTCAAGAAATGCTCAAAAATAATAAACTGTGCCTCTGACAAGCATCAGATGTCACAATGCTTATCATTGACATAACAAAGCCTATCTACAGAGACAGAATTTAGCCGGTGAATTTGGAGTGAGTTCAATCTATTATATGTACACATATATAAATGTATGTATGAACTCATTCATGCAGCGTGGCCTTTCTCAATAAAAAGCTACGCCTTATATGAAATGTAAACTgctatatttttcttctttggcATATAAACTATAGTAATAAATATGGATTCTAATGGTGATAATTGATAAAACATGAATTTGTTCGTTTTTCGTTGTACTTACACGGGGGAACTGTGAAAGCAACACTTGAGAAAAATTGGTAGCAAAGAATGATCATTGCATGTTGAAAACTCATGAAAGTTAGTAAGTTTGTAACATATATATGTATTATAATAAATAGTATATAGTTACGTAAAAAAGGATTAGTAGGTGCAAGGGAGATCAACTGTGCAATTCGTCACTCGAAGAGCAGTTGAGCGTTCTTCGCTAGACGCGCGGATTCTCCCTTAAGTTAATTACTACTGGTCGTATCGCGCGGTCAAtattaaaatatattaattaaattatattgtGATCGGACTCGTTTGAACATATTAGATCGTATTGCTTTATTAAATTTCAATTGTCACCTTATTTGTCAATATGATATATCCAATAATAAAATCAGTATTAAATTAAAGCGACTTTTATAACTATtaaataacttttttgttctatatttttctttattctattatccaatgtttagtatttttacattgttaatagaaatttttattagcatattactttgtttaatatttttatctgctcgctttctttttgtaatataagagaagatatatgtattttattaatcttgaaatattttttatttttaattttattttgttgttgtcaataatattatctgaattttaatgaataaaatatctattaaattaaagggacttatatagtcaacgaataacttttttgttatgtatttttttattatattatccaatatttaatataattgaattgttaatagaaatttttattagcatattactttgtttaatattttgtctaccacttttttttttgtaatataatagacgatatatatttaattactcttgaaatatttttttattttaaattttatcttattgttctcaataatattatctgaattttaatgaacaaaatctctattaaattaaagagagttTTATAGTCagtgaataacttttttgttctttaattttctttattatattatcaaatatttagtattattgcattgttaatagaaacttttattagcatattactttgtttaatatttttatctactatttttattttataatataatagaagatatatattttattactcttgaaatattttcttattttaaattttatcctattgTTCTCAATAGTATTATATGaaatttaatgaataaaatctctgtTAAATTAATGAGACTTATATAGGCATTAAATAacttttttgttttgtatttttctttattactctatccaatatttagtattattggattattaatagaaacttttataagcatattactttatttaaatttttgcatgctactttctttttataatataatagaagatacatattttttattttttattttattctattattctcaataatattttctgaataaataaattttttatttttttaaaaaaaaagaaaaattatttaaaaaacaaagaaattttaaattggaagttttttattttttgtaattttaatttttttattttaaaataatttaaaaacactaacttgaaactactctcAAACTTGAATGTgcatttttttaaaagaaaatcattttttattataaaatattttattttattattttatagatatttaaattcaaaaataacaaccaataactaattattaactacttatgccatgttACTTTTTTTTAGGCTGCCACTTGGATTAAGGAGAGggctttttcctctccttttaataatatatagatatagattgtGACCGTGTTTGTTTGAACAAATTAGATCGTATTGCTTTAATAAATTCAATTGTCATCTTATTTGTAAATGTGATatacccaataataaaatcaCTATTAAATTAAAGTGACTTTTATAGTTATtaaataacttttttgttctatatttttctttatgctATTATCCATtgtttagtatttttacattgttaataaaaaaatttattagcatattactttgtttaatatttttatctgctcactttctttttgtaatataagagaagatatatatattttattaatcttgaaatattttttatttttaattttattctatttttgtcaataatattatctgaattttaatgaataaaatctctattaaattaaagggacttatatagtaatcgaataacttttttgttatgtattttttttattatattatccaatatttaatataattgaattgttaataaaaaaaatattagcatattactttatttaatattttgtCTACCACTTTCTTTTTTGTAATGTAATAGAAGATATaatcgcaccttagtcgtgcttgagttttgtagcttaTGGCGCTACCCGTCTcctcaggatttgtattatgcacttaacatgcttgtggttgatattcgggcatttcgtgagtatgagCGTTACGGCTCGAGGTAtgttttccttagattattatgtgtggaccgggtggcacgccgccacgggtacgttgtttggatcgggtggcacgccgccgcgggtatcatggttggatcgggttgcacgccgcaacggtatcatgtgtggatcgggttgcacgccgcaacagtataatattgagtacagtttcaaatagctattattgtgtgttttgcttctcatttcctgaggaaggttcataacatcctttcggttgtttaattagttacgtgcgttgagtagttctttcgagagtttatttttccttatgtatcgccttcgatctgtagcttgttggcacattgtggctcatacgagatttttggcagtgtttgaggtggtttattgcctgagcagcttgtattgggtgagacgaggttattggacctgggatcagtgcgatcagatatatatatatatatatatatatatatatatatatatatatatatatatatatatagcatattaaagagtaaatatttttattcagtCTAGAATGAGGTagtggttcttgtcaggaggagagactccataaattgtgattcggtaGGTGGGTATGAGTTCTACatatcttctctgtcgtggcagtattgcaaaagttggaacaagacttatatgggtcatgaggtgtgttgtgagcatcggattcgtggaatttcggttGTTATtatcaggggatgttattatggtcatgtgaattacgCGGTGCATGGTGGAGATTCCGCGAAGGTATGCAAatatgtattggtgcatcgtgtagtgattaatacggtgtttgtatgttggaaatagacctggtagaggatttcacatgttggaatttggctctaaggcttttTTGACTAGATAAAAGAGAGGATTTTTAGGTTTGCTCGAGCAAATGTTCTCAACTggttgtggtagcatgggtaggtgcacgaggtgttaaacaataatttcagacaactccagtgcagttcttagcatgttcgaggacgaacgtatgtttaagtgggagagaatgtaacgatccgaccggtcgttttgcgctctagcgcatcgttcggcggtttggggccatgagcagctttacttcaggtattatgacttgtacgcgtggtcgaaattgaatttcagaAGTTCAGAGACGatgtggaaagaaaattctcatttcagaagctttaagttggaagaattgaccgaGGTTGGATTTCGAGTAagtgacctcggaattgggatttgaaggttccaacaggttcgtatgatgattttggacttgggcgtatgtccggatcgggttttggatgacccgggtgcatttcggcgcctattggggaagttggcattttgaaagaattccataaatttgggttgaagtgcatttcaatgttatcattgtccgtttgggattccgagtttgggaatagctctgtgtggtgattctggtgttgggagcgtgtccgaaagtggatttggaggtccgtaggtcatttcggggtcttttggcgaaagttagaactttgaaggtttttgagaagtttgactggaagtggactttttgatatcgggatcggattccgattccgaaagttggagttagtccgtaatgtcaattatgacttgtgtgcaaaatttgaggtcagtcggacgtgatttgataggtttcggcattaatcatagaagtttggaatttcaaagttcactaagtttgaattggaagatgattcgtagtttcgatattgtttggcgtgatttgaggcctcgaataagttcgtaatgtattttgggatatgttggtatatttgattaaggttccgggggcctcgggtggatttcgagtggttaacggatcgaattggAGTTGAAGaaagagctgaagcagctggtgtctggtgcaatcgcacctgcgagaaaggGCCGCAGgtacgagcccgcaggtgcgacgtTATGGTCGCAGAATCGGTCCTGGACCACCTGGGCAAGGGCCGCAGATACGGAGTTGGGGGCGCTGATGCGCATCCGCATGAGCGGTCAAGCCTCCGCAGAAGCATGATTGCAGGAGCGGGTttttgttcgcagaagcggacttggatGGACTTGATGGAAAGACGCACCTGCGATGGGGaatctccgcaggtgcggagcca
Encoded proteins:
- the LOC104115846 gene encoding histone acetyltransferase MCC1 → MLDCPMQNLKLSHIPLIQYRPIRTSDLEVLEKIHGDLFPIRYESEFFQNVVNGRGIVSWGAVDRNRPNGQNDELIGFVTARTVLAKDSDIEDFLRYDSSRSQQTLIYILTLGVADSYRNLGIASSLIHEVIKYASTIPTCRAVYLHVISYNNPAIYLYKKMYFQCVRRLPAFYFINGQHYDAYLFIYYVNGGRSPCSPLELVKLLVTCAKSGFKTVAAKLWTKEERKPSKWPKSKESGSLLPTKHNRRMSTEDAVSQFV